TTTTATAATTGCGTTCAAAACGCAAAAGCAAATGACTTTGTTTATTTTGATCCACCGTATATACCTATCTCTACATCTTCAAATTTTACAAGCTATACTGCTAACAAATTTGATTTAAAGGAACAAGAACGTTTAAGAGATACATTTATTGAATTAGATAATAAAGGTGTTTATGTAATGCTATCAAATTCTAATGCAGATATTATTTATGAATTATATAAAGACTATAGAGATAATATAAAAACTGTTGATGCAAATAGAATGATTAACTCTAACAGCAAAGGTAGAGGGAAAATTAAAGAAGTTATTATTACAAATTATTGATTATAGGAGTGTATACAAGTGAAATATACTGTATTTCAATATCTAAACTTAAAACCGCAAGAAAAAACCGATTATTTCATGCAAACTAGATCACAATTAAGTTTTCTACCAAATTATTGGATTAATTTTGAAAATGTAAAGCGAAATATAGATAGTTATGATACACCAGATTTATATACACTTGATTTTTTAATCGGTAAAAATCATCATCAAATAGAAAACTTTTTTAAAGAAAGAGCGTCTTTAATTAAGTTAGTTCCTAAGCTATTAGGTATTAGAGAAAACAAACTTACAAAAGGTAAGTTAGAAGTCCAAGATGTGGATGGTACATACACTTTAGATTTCCATAACATTGAGATGAAGAACATTGAACAATACCTTAAATTCATTCATGAAAGTGGATTGACATCATGCTTACAGAAAGGATTGCGAAAGTCAGTTCACGATTACGCAGTTGGTGTAGAAGCAGGTATGGACTCAAACGGAAGGAAAAATCGTAGTGGCGATATGGGTGAAATGTATTTGGAGAAAGTATTAAATTCAATTGCTGAAGATAGAAATTGGATAGCTCATGGACAAACAACTGCTAAATTAGTAAAAGAATGGCATAATATTGATTTGGAAGAAACATTTGCTAATAGACGATTTGATGGTTCTTTATTCAATCCGCAAAGAGAAAAATTGTATTTATTTGAAGTAAATAATTTCAATTCAGGTGGTAGTAAATCCAAAGCCTCTGCTACAGAATTCAAAGATTTACATGATCGATTTAGTCGTACTAACCATGAGTTTATTTACATCACAGATGGTAAAGGTTGGGATAGTGATAAATCACATCTTATAGAAGCTATGGAATATATAGGAAAAGTATTTAATTATCAAATGGTTGAAGATGGCTATTTAAAAGATTTTTTAGAATGAGTGTATAAATTTAAATAAATATTACTTAAAAATATAACGCTCTATTATGTAAAGTAAAAAAAGAGAGCGTGTTTGCTCTCTTTTTTATTTTATTAATAAAATATTATAGTGATTTCTAGGATGCTATGAGATGATCTCATTTGCGTTGAAACAAGGTTTATTAAACCAAATCATTATCTTTTTTAATTCTGTAAATTGTCTGCCTTGTTATATTTACTTCTTTCGCAATTTTACTAATTGCTTGGCCTTCTTCTAACATTTCTACAACTCTATGATAAATAACACGTTTTTGAGGATCTTTAGCATTCGGTGCATAGAGTAAAGGACGTCCTTTATATACCCCTTTTTCTTTCGCAACTTTAATACCTTGTGCTTGTCTACGTTTACTTTCATTTCGTTCTTGTTCTGAAACCATTGCTAATATTTGGATGATTAAGTCTTTCATAAATTTATTTAATAAAGGATTGCCAATGACTTCATTCATCATCGGTAAACTAGTAATCATCAATTGGACTTCTTTATCTTTTAAATAATTAACTGTGTTAATCACTTCATCATAATTACGACCTAAGCGATCAATGGATTCTACTACAAATCTATCGCCCATTCTCACAAAGTTAAGTGCTTCTTGAAATATAGGTCTGTTTTCTACTGACTTTCCCGATTGTTTCTCTGTAAATATTTTCTCTACGCCAAATGTTTTCAAATTAGCTAGCTGTCTTTCTAAATTTTGGTCTATAGATGATACTCTCGCATAACCAACAATCATTGATTTCCACCTCATAATTAATATACACCCTAATCATACGTTCTAGTTATTGTAATTTCAATAACCTCATTTGTATGATTAGGGTGTACCTAAAACACACAATAATAATTAAATTATTCTTTAATCTTAAATATTAATCTATTAAAACTATCATCATATGTGGTGAAAAGTAATTCATTCATATATTCAAACATTTTTTCAGAATCATCTTTAATGATTTTTTTTGCAAATGCAGTCTTTTTCCGATACACCCACTCTGCAATAGTATCTATTTCAAATACACCCTTATATTCACCATTAATATTTTCAATTTCTTTCAACGAATTTTTCACTTCTTGTTTCGTATAGTCAAAAGTAGCTAGTAGTTCGTTTTTTTGGCTTGAAATTAATTTTTTATACTCACTAATTCTAGAAGGTTCAGCAAGTTTATATTTTTGTATTAATTTATGAACGTTTAGCAAAAAGGCTTTTGTTATAAAATTTTTATCACTTTGGTTAAATGCATAGTTTACACAATTTAAACCCAATTTTTCTAATGCCATAAATTTTTCACTATTTTTCATGTTGCTACATTTATATATCTTCTCTGCATCATCCTTTGCTTCTTTATAATGTAATTTTAAAAGGACTAGTGCATCGTAAATACTATTACTCTTTTTTAAGGAATATATCATATTATTCCTGTTATTAATTATATAAGTAATTATTTCGGAAGGGTTATCAAAGTTAAAATCATTTATATATTCATCGATTTTTTCATCAGAATCACTTAAAATTATATGTCTTTTACTTGGATTATTTAAAAGTGTTTCTTTTTTATTATATGCTTTAATCGAATACATTAACTCATCTATACCATCTCTGTTTAAATATAATTCTGAATTGCCAGTTTTCCCCGTTTTTTTTCTTCCTTTATATTCATCAGGTAATTTTAAAGATAAGTTTTTAATAGAATTTTCTTTAATTGGATTATCTATAATTTCATCTAATCCGTTAAATCCAATAAATTCATATCCTTGCAAAATATAGACTATTTCTTTTTTTGAATACCAAATATCAAAGTCTTTAAAAAAATATAGTTTTGTATATGTTTTTAGTAATTGTACTTCTTCAGTCTTCATATCAGAAAATTCTGAATCTATAAGATTATCTAAACGCTCTCTATCATACTTTTTAATTGTTCTTATTAAAGCAACATATTCTATAAAATTATAATTTGAATTTGCAGAAATTAATTTACAAAATTGATTGAACGTCATCTTATTCTCAATTAAATACGAAAAATCTAATGTTATACTGTCGTCTAAATTTTTATTTTTAGCAATAATCATGTCTTACTCCTAATAAGCATTTTTTTTACACATACTAATGAGCATATAAATTTATGTATATTTATAGTATAGAAAGAGGTGAAAAAATGATACATTTAACAATAAATATTCCAGAGATTATAACTAATATTATTATACCAATAATTCCTTCTTTAGCAGCTAATTTAATTTATGACACTTATAAAAAAGCAAACTATAAAAAATAGGGTTCTGTTGCAAAGTAAAAAATATAGCTAACCACTAATTTATCATGTCAGTGTTCGCTTAACTTGCTAACATGATGCTAATTTCGTGGCATGGCGAAAATCCGTAGATCTGAAGAGACCTGCGGTTCTTTTTATATAGACCGTAAATACATTCAATACCTTTTAAAGTATTTTTTGCCGTATTGAAACTTTGATATCTTGTCTTTCTTACTTTAATATGACGGTGATCTTGCTCAATGAGGTTATTCAGATATTTGGATGTGCAATGACAGTCAGGATTCAGTTTAAACGTTTTAATGACTTTAGCCATGGCTACCTTCGTTGAAGGTGCCTGATCTGTAATCACTTTTTGAGGTTTACCAAATTGTTTAATGAGACGTTTGATAAACGCATATGCTGCATGATTATCTCGTTGCTTACGCAACCAAATATCTAATGTATGACCCTCTGCATCAATAGCACGATATAAATAGCTCCATTTTCCTTTTATTTTGATGTACGTCTCATCAATACGCCATTTGTAATAGACTTTTTTATGTTTTTTCTTCCAAATTTGATACAAAATAGGCGCATATTCTTGAACCCAACGATAGACTGTTGAATGATGAACGTTGACACCACGTTCTCTTAGTATTTCAGATATATCACGATAACTCAGCGCGTATCTTAGATAGTAGCCAACGGCTACAGTGATGACGTCCTTGTTAAATTGTTTATATCTGAAATAATTCATACAGAAGACTCCTTTTTGTTAAAATTATACTATAAATTCAACTTTGCAACAGAACCATATTATCCATAAACGAAAAAGTGTAACTATCGTGAGGAAAGATGAGACTATCCCTTTGAATGATAATAGTAATAACGTAAAGATATATTCGCATATCCCTTGTTATAGAAATTTAGAAATTTTTGACATAGTTTTAAACAAAGACGGTGTTTTAGAATCTAATGGTCATGATATAGGGGCGGAAGAACTAGTATTTATCAAAGTCGGTAAAGTTAAAGTTACTATAGAGAACGAAGAGTTTATACTGACTGAAAATGAGATACTAAGGTTTGATTCGAATGTCTCACATAGTTACGAAAATATTGGTTCAGAAGAATGTATTGTTATGATAGTAAATCATTTAGTTAGTTTGTAATGGAGGAGGAAGACTATGAAAATAATAATAATAGGTGCAACCGGTACAATAGGTAGTAAAGTTGTGGAAAAGTTAGAAAATAGAGGCCATGAAGTTATTAAAGTTGGCAGTAAGACAGGAGATTATCAACTTGATATTACTTCTCCTAAAGAAATAGAGGAAATGTACAAGAGTATTCCAGATGTCGATGCTGTGGTAAGTGCAACAGGGGGAGCGACATTTAAAGCGTTAAATGAAATAAGTATAGAGGAAAATCAATTTGCAGTACAAAGTAAGTTGTTAGGACAAATTAACCTTGTGCTTATAGGACAGCACTACTTGAATGAAAATGGTAGTTTCACATTGACATCAGGAATTATGATGGATGATCCAATTAAAATGGGGAGTTCAGCAGCGATGGCAAATGGAGGTATTGCGGGGTTTGTAACTTCTGCGGCGGTTGAACTTCAGAATGGCCTTCGCATTAATAATGTCAGTCCTAATGTAGTACAGGAAGCATTAGGGAAATACGGAGAATTTTTCAAAGGATTTACTGCCGTTCCGGTTGATAAAGTAGCAAATGCATTTGTGAAAAGTGTAGAAGGTGCACAGACTGGTCAGACGTATAAAGTATATTAAAACCAAAAATAGAGGGGGATAATAATGAAAGATTATAAAGTAATTATTATTGGTGGAGGTTTAATAGGTTTATCAACTTCCACGAATTAAAATATTCAATCATTATTTTCTTTTTTTCTTTTTCTTTTCTTCATAGAAGTTCCTTGTAGACCCAACCAATTTGGTATTTGAACCAAAATAAACATAATAATCTTATATATAATTTCCAAACACATCACCTTCTTATCAAAAATTTATAACACATTTTATTGTTCTTACATCAACTCAATTGATTTTTTTGGCTCTGTTGCAAAGTCAGAAAAAATGTAACTAATTATCATTTTAACATGGTAGTATTTCCTTAACTGACCAACATGTGGCTAATTTCATGCTAACAAGTTAACACAAAGTACTATTTTTAAATTGAGATGAGATATTTATTTTTCAACTTTGCAACAGAACCAAACAAAAGATCTTTAGCAAGGGGGGCTAAAGATCTTTTGTTTGGTATTTTATTTTCCTGTTAATTCAGGAATTAGCCAACTTAGAAACCCTCCAATAGGAAAAACAATCCACCAATATCTAGCCATAAAATCCCAGCCATTTTTTACAGGTTCATTTTTTCTATTAGATACTCTATTTTTCATTCCAATAGTCATAGGATATTTTTCATCTAATTTTTTTGAAATAAAAACATTTAAAAAATAATGTATTATTGCTAAGCTCAAAAACGAAACGAAAATCCAAATGATGCCGTAAATATTTTGTTCTAAACCTTCTAACTCACCTACAAAGATTCCAAATAGTCCTAAAAACACAAAAATAATACCAAATGTTATTAATCTAATCGTAAAAAATTCATTTTTACGATAATTAAACTGCTTTTGTTGTTCTTTAGATATTTCCATTATTTCCTTCTCCTTATCAGAAGACGAGATAGATTCGAATAGTTCATTGACTGTAACATTTAATGCATTTGAGACACTTTTAAGTGTTTCACTACTAACTTCTTCTCCAGCCTCCATTCTTTGGATTGTTCTCACTGTTACGTAAGACTTT
Above is a genomic segment from Staphylococcus sp. IVB6181 containing:
- a CDS encoding type II restriction endonuclease; the protein is MQVKYTVFQYLNLKPQEKTDYFMQTRSQLSFLPNYWINFENVKRNIDSYDTPDLYTLDFLIGKNHHQIENFFKERASLIKLVPKLLGIRENKLTKGKLEVQDVDGTYTLDFHNIEMKNIEQYLKFIHESGLTSCLQKGLRKSVHDYAVGVEAGMDSNGRKNRSGDMGEMYLEKVLNSIAEDRNWIAHGQTTAKLVKEWHNIDLEETFANRRFDGSLFNPQREKLYLFEVNNFNSGGSKSKASATEFKDLHDRFSRTNHEFIYITDGKGWDSDKSHLIEAMEYIGKVFNYQMVEDGYLKDFLE
- a CDS encoding recombinase family protein, producing MIVGYARVSSIDQNLERQLANLKTFGVEKIFTEKQSGKSVENRPIFQEALNFVRMGDRFVVESIDRLGRNYDEVINTVNYLKDKEVQLMITSLPMMNEVIGNPLLNKFMKDLIIQILAMVSEQERNESKRRQAQGIKVAKEKGVYKGRPLLYAPNAKDPQKRVIYHRVVEMLEEGQAISKIAKEVNITRQTIYRIKKDNDLV
- a CDS encoding IS6 family transposase yields the protein MNYFRYKQFNKDVITVAVGYYLRYALSYRDISEILRERGVNVHHSTVYRWVQEYAPILYQIWKKKHKKVYYKWRIDETYIKIKGKWSYLYRAIDAEGHTLDIWLRKQRDNHAAYAFIKRLIKQFGKPQKVITDQAPSTKVAMAKVIKTFKLNPDCHCTSKYLNNLIEQDHRHIKVRKTRYQSFNTAKNTLKGIECIYGLYKKNRRSLQIYGFSPCHEISIMLAS
- a CDS encoding cupin domain-containing protein → MRKDETIPLNDNSNNVKIYSHIPCYRNLEIFDIVLNKDGVLESNGHDIGAEELVFIKVGKVKVTIENEEFILTENEILRFDSNVSHSYENIGSEECIVMIVNHLVSL
- a CDS encoding short chain dehydrogenase, which produces MKIIIIGATGTIGSKVVEKLENRGHEVIKVGSKTGDYQLDITSPKEIEEMYKSIPDVDAVVSATGGATFKALNEISIEENQFAVQSKLLGQINLVLIGQHYLNENGSFTLTSGIMMDDPIKMGSSAAMANGGIAGFVTSAAVELQNGLRINNVSPNVVQEALGKYGEFFKGFTAVPVDKVANAFVKSVEGAQTGQTYKVY
- a CDS encoding helix-turn-helix domain-containing protein, which produces MNKSKIAEIRKQKALTQENLAEKSYVTVRTIQRMEAGEEVSSETLKSVSNALNVTVNELFESISSSDKEKEIMEISKEQQKQFNYRKNEFFTIRLITFGIIFVFLGLFGIFVGELEGLEQNIYGIIWIFVSFLSLAIIHYFLNVFISKKLDEKYPMTIGMKNRVSNRKNEPVKNGWDFMARYWWIVFPIGGFLSWLIPELTGK